In the genome of Passer domesticus isolate bPasDom1 chromosome 2, bPasDom1.hap1, whole genome shotgun sequence, the window GATACAGTATTTCACATAACCGGATTACTATATAACCTCCTTGCTGAGAAGGAGATCCCAAATGCTATTGTAGCAAACCTCCCTCAGCCTTAGGGCTGAGCTGAAAACTACGAGACACCACAAAGATGCGTCATCTCTCAATAACCTAGCTGAGATTTCTCCACTAAGATGGCAGCAGCGAGCTGCTGAGCGTCCGTCACGTGAGGGTTCTTCTTCATCACCATCCTCACGAGATCGGGGGGGAAGATGTTGCAGAGGTTAACGTAAACCTTCTCCCGGGTGTCTTGGAGCCTCGGGGGGTCTTGCGGGATTCCACAGTAAGGAACGCGCCAGGGCTGGTCCTGCTGCTCGGGAAGGCTTTGGAAGGCGAACTGCTCGTAGCACGGCTGCGTGGGGTTGCTGGGCAAGGAGTACGTCTGGCGGTAGCCGTAGGCATCCATCCCGTAACTCTGCCTATCCCagcctcccagcccctcctggccaGAGTAAGGCTTCCTGTGTCGCAACGGGGAGTTTTCGTACAAGCGCGAGTCGGAAACGCTGTCTATTCTCGTGGACACCAGGGCTCTCCCCAGGTGCAGCGTCTTGGAATGAGACGAGCTCTGGGGCACGGAGTAGTCGTTCGGACAACTGGAACGAGCGCCGACTGCTGGGTGCTGCAGATGCACAGCCATGTACGGAATGGGAGATTTGTGGTGATGCTTTGGTTCTTCGTGACTGTAGCTCTGCACTCGAGTGAGGGGCTCGTGGTAGCTCTGCAGGAAGGGCTGAGCGTTAAGGCGGCCGTGGGCGTGCATGTGCTGGCACTTCAAGTTCTCCTCCAGCTGCGGGTCAGGCGAACTCATGTAGGAGCGGTCGCTGTAGCCCACGTAGGAGTCGCTGCTGCCGCAGCTGACGCTCCCCTCGCTGCTGCAGTCGGAAGCTACAGAGCTAATCCGATAATCTGTGTCCAAGGAGAAGCGCCTCTCGGGACTACGCGGTCCAGATATGCTGAGATTGGAATAGGCACTCAGCATAGAGTAATACCCTACATCCACCGGAGACTCACATTTTGGATACTGGTCATAAGGCATTGGTGTTCCATGATTTTTGGTTGCCATCATCACTGTAGGATACTGTCCCTGTGGTCTTTGATCCTGAGGTGGGAAGTGAACTCCGGATGGAAGGCCGTTCGTTAAAGGTGCAGTACTTTGGGGTTTTCCAGCAGAGGAACTTGGTATGCTAACTAAAGAAGGTACAGACCTGGTTTCCAATTTGTTTTTGGTGGGAAGCTTTTCCTCCAAGTCTTGATAGACTTGAGTCCTTATACTAGGATCAGATTGCCTCTTTGGAGCAGCACGCTTCAGCTCTGAAGTGCCATCGCTTTTAGTGCTACAGGGAACGCTATTGCTTTTTACCAGTCCTCCTTCACTTGTAGttttggcagctgtgcttcTAGACATGGCACGAAGTTCGTCAGCTACGGATCGCTGAGGCTGATTTCCTCTTTCTGGATGATAGTATTTGCATTTGTGTCCATAGGTACATTTCTTCCCTATTAATACAAACATaatcagattttaaaaactTCAAACAAAATCTGTTAGCCATCAAAAATAGCAGAAATGCCCCTCATTTGAAGTTTTGCTGTTGATTTGAAAGATCTTGCAAACAAGATTGGCTTCATGCAACACAGGGTGTGCTCTAAGAGCTCCCCTCctgttttgtggggaaaaaggaGGTGGTGATAGTGTCCTGCAGTTGGTGCTCTGGGAATGCAGACCAACACTACCAGCCATGTTTTGAGCTGGacggggcactgccagggagggTGTATACACCTGCTGTGTTGGGCCAAGGCAATATATAGGGAGAAAATTTAATTGGGAAGTCCCACAGCCATAAGGCCAGCAGGCTTCAGCTCAGTCAAGATGCCTGTAGGAATGCTGAGCAGCTAAACTTCAGATAGCTCAACTAATTCTCTGGAAGAAGATATTGAGGAAGACCTCAATATCTCATGACACCAGAAAAGGGCTTCTGGAACCTGCAGAATTTAG includes:
- the ZC3H12C gene encoding probable ribonuclease ZC3H12C isoform X2 — encoded protein: MGLKDHLGHDLGHLYVGNTGTQIDAIVPWSMAEKPTMDKVNSRKEDREKETSEETSGSSSCDSEESTNSDNDSERLNNSASESHLLPKTHRQLCRSPCLEPHILKRNEILQDFRIEEAQIVPKEVKKPPDVVKEYQTKLEFALKLGYSEEQVQLVLNKLGTDALINDILGELVKLGNKTETDQTVTNANTSVMREASSIESQRSESPLQEDVTEDGDNLRPIVIDGSNVAMSHGNKEVFSCRGIKLAVDWFLERGHKDVTVFVPAWRKEQSRPDALITDQEILRKLEKEKILVFTPSRRVQGRRVVCYDDRFIVKLAFESDGIIVSNDNYRDLANEKPEWKKFIDERLLMYSFVNDKFMPPDDPLGRHGPSLDNFLRKKPIVPEHKKQPCPYGKKCTYGHKCKYYHPERGNQPQRSVADELRAMSRSTAAKTTSEGGLVKSNSVPCSTKSDGTSELKRAAPKRQSDPSIRTQVYQDLEEKLPTKNKLETRSVPSLVSIPSSSAGKPQSTAPLTNGLPSGVHFPPQDQRPQGQYPTVMMATKNHGTPMPYDQYPKCESPVDVGYYSMLSAYSNLSISGPRSPERRFSLDTDYRISSVASDCSSEGSVSCGSSDSYVGYSDRSYMSSPDPQLEENLKCQHMHAHGRLNAQPFLQSYHEPLTRVQSYSHEEPKHHHKSPIPYMAVHLQHPAVGARSSCPNDYSVPQSSSHSKTLHLGRALVSTRIDSVSDSRLYENSPLRHRKPYSGQEGLGGWDRQSYGMDAYGYRQTYSLPSNPTQPCYEQFAFQSLPEQQDQPWRVPYCGIPQDPPRLQDTREKVYVNLCNIFPPDLVRMVMKKNPHVTDAQQLAAAILVEKSQLGY
- the ZC3H12C gene encoding probable ribonuclease ZC3H12C isoform X1, which gives rise to MSVCFPANEYGTLYIQEYKKNSKVESSACSSFMGLKDHLGHDLGHLYVGNTGTQIDAIVPWSMAEKPTMDKVNSRKEDREKETSEETSGSSSCDSEESTNSDNDSERLNNSASESHLLPKTHRQLCRSPCLEPHILKRNEILQDFRIEEAQIVPKEVKKPPDVVKEYQTKLEFALKLGYSEEQVQLVLNKLGTDALINDILGELVKLGNKTETDQTVTNANTSVMREASSIESQRSESPLQEDVTEDGDNLRPIVIDGSNVAMSHGNKEVFSCRGIKLAVDWFLERGHKDVTVFVPAWRKEQSRPDALITDQEILRKLEKEKILVFTPSRRVQGRRVVCYDDRFIVKLAFESDGIIVSNDNYRDLANEKPEWKKFIDERLLMYSFVNDKFMPPDDPLGRHGPSLDNFLRKKPIVPEHKKQPCPYGKKCTYGHKCKYYHPERGNQPQRSVADELRAMSRSTAAKTTSEGGLVKSNSVPCSTKSDGTSELKRAAPKRQSDPSIRTQVYQDLEEKLPTKNKLETRSVPSLVSIPSSSAGKPQSTAPLTNGLPSGVHFPPQDQRPQGQYPTVMMATKNHGTPMPYDQYPKCESPVDVGYYSMLSAYSNLSISGPRSPERRFSLDTDYRISSVASDCSSEGSVSCGSSDSYVGYSDRSYMSSPDPQLEENLKCQHMHAHGRLNAQPFLQSYHEPLTRVQSYSHEEPKHHHKSPIPYMAVHLQHPAVGARSSCPNDYSVPQSSSHSKTLHLGRALVSTRIDSVSDSRLYENSPLRHRKPYSGQEGLGGWDRQSYGMDAYGYRQTYSLPSNPTQPCYEQFAFQSLPEQQDQPWRVPYCGIPQDPPRLQDTREKVYVNLCNIFPPDLVRMVMKKNPHVTDAQQLAAAILVEKSQLGY